CTATCCAACGCCGGATAGCTACCTGATGAATCCGACACCGATCAAGATCAATGCAGAGGGGTGATTTTCATGGAAGAAGTTACACTTACACCAAAAGGTAAAATAGATATAATGGTGGAGGCAGAGGTGATCACACCTGATACTTTTGCCACAAAGAGCGCAAATGAAATTGAAAAACTGGTTGTATGGCAAGGTTCACACGAACTACCCCTTTTAAAGTTCTTCGATGTTAAGGGCAAGGGAGGAAGTTCTGCTGTGGAGACATCGATCATCATTGAAGGAGATGTCACCAGGGTCAAGCGGATAGGCGAAGGTATGACAGGAGGCAGTATCATTATCAAAGGTTCTGCAGGCATGCATACCGGATCAGGGATGAACGGCGGGGAGATCGTAGTCAAGGGTAATGCCGATGCATGGGCAGGCATGGAAATGAAAGGCGGACTCCTGCACATAACTGGTGATGTCGGTGACCATGCGGGTTGTGCTTATCGCGGTAGCTGGCACGGAATGACTGGCGGTAAAATACTTATCGACGGCAGTGCCCAGAGCCAGGTTGGCGGGGGTATGAGCGGCGGAGTGATCGTAGTTGCGGGTAGTGTGCAAAACTTTTGCGGTATACGCCAGAACAGCGGCCTGATCATTGTGAAAGGAGACGCTGTACGTACAGTTGGAGCCGAGATGTCTGGCGGAACGATAGTTGTTGCTGGCAGTATCAAGAACTTCCTGCCCGGATTTGAATATACGGATACAGAGAGTGATCTGGCATTCGATGACATCGTGTGCCAGGGCGAGTTTAAGAAGTTTGCAGGTGACCACGCAATTGTTACGCGGACCAAGGGTGCGCTGTACGTATCAAAGAATGCAAATGAGGATTTGTGAGGTGACGAGAGATGGAAGCATTACTCAATACAGGAAGTACGATCGATGAAGGCAGGCTTGCCAAAGGCGGCAGCAAGAACACAGAGGATTACATGATAGAATGTGCGGTCTGCTGGATGGCTCCAGAGGATTTTGAAGCTATGGGCAATCCTGAAAA
The sequence above is drawn from the ANME-2 cluster archaeon genome and encodes:
- a CDS encoding formylmethanofuran dehydrogenase subunit C — its product is MEEVTLTPKGKIDIMVEAEVITPDTFATKSANEIEKLVVWQGSHELPLLKFFDVKGKGGSSAVETSIIIEGDVTRVKRIGEGMTGGSIIIKGSAGMHTGSGMNGGEIVVKGNADAWAGMEMKGGLLHITGDVGDHAGCAYRGSWHGMTGGKILIDGSAQSQVGGGMSGGVIVVAGSVQNFCGIRQNSGLIIVKGDAVRTVGAEMSGGTIVVAGSIKNFLPGFEYTDTESDLAFDDIVCQGEFKKFAGDHAIVTRTKGALYVSKNANEDL